The proteins below are encoded in one region of Juglans microcarpa x Juglans regia isolate MS1-56 chromosome 4D, Jm3101_v1.0, whole genome shotgun sequence:
- the LOC121260562 gene encoding uncharacterized protein LOC121260562, producing MFVCNHCPFVKHLKKAIVKLTNFYLKKGLVVVAISSNSIATHPQDGPQFMVEEAKLLNYPFPYLYDESQDVAREFVAVCTPEFFLFQKDGRRPFKLVYHGQFDDSRPSNNVPVSGRDLSRAIDCVLSSQPIPSV from the coding sequence ATGTTTGTTTGCAACCACTGCCCATTTGTTAAACACTTGAAGAAAGCTATTGTGAAGCTGACAAATTTTTACCTGAAGAAAGGACTTGTAGTGGTTGCAATATCTTCAAATTCTATAGCTACTCACCCACAGGATGGACCACAATTCATGGTAGAAGAAGCTAAGCTACTTAACTATCCTTTCCCATATTTATACGATGAGTCACAGGATGTTGCACGAGAATTTGTAGCAGTTTGCACACCAGAGTTTTTCCTATTTCAAAAGGATGGTCGAAGGCCATTTAAACTGGTATATCATGGTCAATTTGATGATTCCCGACCCAGTAATAATGTACCTGTTAGTGGAAGGGACTTGAGCAGAGCAATAGATTGTGTTCTCAGCAGCCAACCAATACCATCAGTTTAG